A genomic region of Palaemon carinicauda isolate YSFRI2023 chromosome 22, ASM3689809v2, whole genome shotgun sequence contains the following coding sequences:
- the LOC137616426 gene encoding angiopoietin-1 receptor-like, with translation MFFLRGRSPFGVVAIVVLTMSLWPGLTSACPILEDISDGSFRCEKECMTQTKRKVYGTLIYGEKSDACLAGLHAGALGLSGGILLAQRKDDPGRVIQDTCRNRVCSEGLEPSGSVYTVSAETLVTEKVRGDVLLVHNNYQYEQLNILCLSEDPNNTLSTNSITRWNYGDIDNPQEPSPSKVITKSHSSENRHAFRCLGRTPSSDVFGPVIFHNAEYKTTQYTFRASKGDALQVRFSQPDALPNDVVVRRFPNGHSSEVSLNYANVQPEVTALYNAGDGISGAYLNSIIRDCEEGKYGGECQHACPKCKNGGECHSYTGECICPPGFTGNLCQIACPKGYIGNDFKLQCSQKEFIFPLPVEDSCEGLTFCLPDPLGCTCAAGYKGVLCDQSCDLGEYGAGCIGSCFEKCQTNDCDPVTGKCPPSPPKNMEIEVIYPRKSNFILGKLCQG, from the exons ATGTTCTTCCTACGCGGTCGATCACCATTTGGAG TAGTGGCAATAGTGGTCCTGACGATGTCGCTGTGGCCGGGACTCACCAGCGCTTGCCCCATTCTTGAGGACATCAGTGACGGATCCTTCAG GTGTGAGAAAGAATGTATGACCCAAACAAAAAGGAAAGTATACGGAACTCTGATCTACGGAGAG AAATCTGACGCTTGTCTAGCTGGACTTCACGCTGGAGCGCTAGGTCTGAGCGGTGGAATTCTGCTTGCACAGCGAAAGGACGATCCTGGGAGGGTTATTCAGGACACCTGCAGAAACAGAGTGTGCTCTGAAGGCTT GGAGCCAAGTGGATCTGTGTATACGGTGAGCGCCGAAACTCTCGTTACTGAAA AGGTGAGAGGCGACGTTCTTCTGGTCCACAACAACTACCAATATGAGCAACTGAACATTTTGTGTCTTTCAGAAGACCCAAACAATACATTGTCCACCAATAGCATCACGAGATGGAACTACGGGGATATTGATAACCCACAAG AGCCAAGTCCCTCGAAAGTCATCACTAAATCTCATAGTTCTGAAAACCGACACGCCTTCCGCTGCCTGGGAAGAACCCCGTCTTCTGATGTATTTGGCCCCGTTATATTCCACAATG CTGAATACAAGACGACCCAGTATACATTTAGAGCAAGTAAAGGTGATGCTCTCCAAGTGCGATTTTCCCAGCCAGATGCATTGCCTAATGATGTAGTGGTCAGACGCTTTCCTAACGGGCATTCTTCGGAAGTGAGCTTGAACTATGCCAATGTGCAGCCAGAAGTCACTGCTCTTTATAATGCAGGCGATGGTATATCAGGGGCCTATTTGAACAGTATCATAAGAG ATTGTGAAGAAGGAAAGTACGGGGGTGAGTGCCAACACGCTTGCCCGAAATGCAAGAATGGTGGTGAGTGCCACAGTTACACAGGAGAGTGCATCTGCCCACCTGGATTCACTGGGAACTTGTGCCAAATTG CTTGCCCTAAAGGCTATATTGGCAACGATTTTAAACTGCAGTGTAGCCAGAAAGAGTTCATCTTTCCTCTACCTGTGGAGGATTCCTGTGAAGGACTCACATTCTGTCTTCCAGATCCTCTAGGATGTACTTGCGCCGCAGGATACAAAGGCGTGTTGTGTGACCAGT CATGTGACCTTGGTGAGTACGGCGCTGGGTGTATAGGTAGCTGCTTTGAGAAGTGCCAAACCAATGACTGTGACCCAGTCACGGGGAAAT GTCCACCATCACCCCCAAAGAACATGGAGATCgaagtgatatatcccagaaagTCTAACTTTATCTTGGGAAAGCTCTGCCAAGGATGA